In Chryseobacterium gotjawalense, the following are encoded in one genomic region:
- a CDS encoding T9SS type B sorting domain-containing protein, producing MKKLYLFLFLGLFSALYAQNKISDTTNYLRNGMFENAKGKIITDHSEKIQFLKERNRKIQLEQSHLHKGTSTAVEMCTNGGFEQVETFNGNNFIKNFLFNIGDPPGPTQCKSISNSGVNRIPQYNPSYTNLMATSVPANLFDRYMGDIKAFDQYALKINYENSGTYGSIVQGQRFKTNNENFLKFNYKAVLQSVYDDSHRDNQPFFKARIINKDKVVVSEFCLVGDEKNCIFTKVSDGSSGYVTLYTEKWQSGILDISSIPNNEEFTVEFMASRCGLGGHFGYAYVDDICLLQSNESFVGSVTLDPLYAVCPTLPMTVCGNYTLPNSGGVTSTLKKLTLKVYDENGAVVHTTTTTSSLDPITKKFCFTLLPQNFPNISTGNYNVGVTADFDVGTSSGGSGCGSSGNTQVFASASDPDANDGWDISFLNCSSNCTIQVNTAKISKCDVNHDGQEDFNLTDFNAQVVNSTTGFTFNYFKDYNSAFNNTGAITNFTAYNSSSAVIYVRVSQSAGCYKIIPANLEVRNPTATISGILNVCSGSTELKASAGSTYLWSSGETTQNITVTSIGVYSVTVTDSFGCSSTATVSIEPSQTAVTPTLEITQPSCFVSSGTIKVTSAASEYSFDNGVTWGTNPIKSNLYPGDYSIMIKTVKGCTSYAQKVTIKASLLPYPYYDATQPKFCGDTGSITITSPAANYSYDNGVTWVNNSTMDNLNPGLYTIRTKDASGCISNPEGVVISSDTLGDPDFTVINPACTVSGKITINTSADFYTFDGGQTWGTTNVLDNIFTGNFSIGIKNSLGCTSYLESIYLQSFQTMYPIYETIQPTCGVNGTIYIATEADFYSFDNGVTWTTSNMKDLPAGTYIIKLKTAAGCISRETSVYLYEPRIDQPYVSVVQPTCGADGSISINTVSDFYSFDNGATWVTTPTKTLPAGSYQIKVKNSIGCMSNPQYISLYPPKIETPEVTIIQPTCTTKGTITITTSSSFYSIDGGKTWVTSNVFSNLTGSSYNVMIKNSQNCVSETKYVYFNQIYLHEPTYTAVSPSCGNIGNITFTSTADSYSIDGYNWSTNPVFNNLSAGYYYLMVKNSADCRSNSISVYLNTTNLASPTVNVVQPTCGTSGSITVTSPGTSFSFNGGSTWSTSPVLNNLSSGYYYVMVKDGNCSSTTTYVNIQQFYLPNPTYTFTNPTCGVGGTISITTPASQYSINGGQSWSTSPNFTNLADGNYNIMVQNAAGCKSSNYVSSLNLQKFYLPKPNISVVQPTCTVKGSIKITTAASQYSFDGGQTWSTVNEKTNLNSGYYNIVIKNAQGCTSNPYEMNVSITTFYLPRPLLKVVQPRCGDNGSITVVSQAAQYSFDNGTTWVTNSSLLNPTPGYYYILIKNSAGCISQAATASVNQFYLAQPIVTTIQPTCSVPKGSIYINTVADLYSFDNGATWTTNPVKTNLNSGNYNLLIKNAAGCISQRAYVNIYNAPALPPIPVFTVTQPTACDATDGSITITTPGKSFSFNDGASWSTDPVKKNIGSGTYILKIKTNSSTCESVSVPVTLDSGINIAAPAVSVVQPTCSVSTGSITVNTTAATYSFDDGLTFIYANTKSDLLPGTYKIKIKNAAGCISYAASATVAIPGPLPSPNSRITQPDCSVSLGSIKITTTAAEYSFDNGFTYGTSDTKSNLSPGTYNLMIKDRFGCISLAGIATINQQPVTPSAPQISVAQSSGCANAFGTVAIISAAAYYSFDDGATWVTNSSADLAPGIYKIKIKLTATGCSSPSTTATIDPPANAPTLPLFTVTQPISCINPYGTIAITSTENQYSFDGGISYSSASTSSLLSPGTYVLKVKNTAGCESGGVSVTINIPADTPKKPTANIIQIDCGNRFAQITINENAAQYSIDDGLTWQSSNVFPALLPNSYSLKIKNSLGCISVSTPVVVNTFINPTPKPSVNGTQDFCLQQNATVGNISATGTGLQFYISATATASLALNQPLINGNTYFVTQTINSCESERALVKINIIATPPPIAAPVQEFCISQSATVSNLMVTGSQIKWYSSNSGNTVLPNNTKLQDGVVYFASQTEQGCESMQRVSVMVSLVATNIPATDFAAAALCSDEDGAKKIDLTSYQSNVVSNSQSYTYEFFDQNNNLISDFKNYKLKTGQNIVFVKVNSAAGCSAKVILTIQLNAAPVVNVPSSAEYCPENTVKLDAGNQPASSSFTWTFNGNPYSNQQIINVKESGTYKITVTNNLGCSTSKSVVVKKVGLPIITDIKIENNTVQIFATGIGILEYSVDGVLWQTSNLFYNVPNGNHIAFVRSGLQICAIAERAFTVFKIVNVFSPDYDGINDEWKIEGIENYPGSKIKVIDRFGTVVLEKTVTGVFSWNGEYLGRKLPTGNYWYQIILSDNRILSGYVMIKNRN from the coding sequence ATGAAGAAACTTTATCTTTTTTTATTTCTTGGTTTATTCTCGGCTCTGTACGCTCAAAATAAAATTTCGGACACCACCAATTATCTGCGGAATGGAATGTTTGAAAATGCAAAAGGGAAAATAATTACGGATCATTCAGAAAAAATTCAGTTTCTCAAAGAAAGAAATCGTAAAATCCAATTGGAGCAATCTCATCTGCACAAAGGAACTTCAACCGCAGTAGAAATGTGTACCAATGGTGGTTTTGAACAAGTTGAAACTTTTAATGGAAATAATTTCATTAAAAATTTCCTTTTTAATATTGGTGATCCGCCTGGACCAACCCAATGTAAATCTATTTCCAACAGTGGCGTAAATCGCATACCACAGTATAATCCGAGTTATACTAATTTGATGGCGACTTCGGTTCCTGCCAATTTGTTTGATCGATATATGGGAGATATTAAAGCATTTGACCAATATGCGCTCAAAATAAATTACGAAAATTCTGGAACTTATGGCTCTATTGTTCAGGGGCAAAGATTTAAAACAAATAATGAAAATTTTTTAAAATTTAATTACAAAGCAGTACTACAATCCGTTTATGACGATAGTCACCGGGACAATCAGCCATTTTTTAAGGCAAGAATTATTAATAAAGACAAAGTGGTGGTTAGCGAGTTTTGTTTAGTTGGTGACGAGAAGAATTGTATTTTCACTAAAGTTTCTGATGGCAGTTCAGGGTATGTTACTTTATACACTGAGAAATGGCAATCCGGTATTTTGGATATTTCTTCAATCCCAAATAATGAAGAATTCACCGTAGAATTTATGGCTTCCCGTTGTGGTTTAGGCGGGCATTTCGGATATGCTTATGTAGATGATATTTGTCTTTTACAATCCAACGAAAGTTTTGTTGGTTCGGTCACTTTGGATCCTTTGTACGCAGTTTGTCCAACACTTCCGATGACGGTTTGCGGGAATTATACTTTACCAAATTCCGGAGGAGTTACCTCAACTTTAAAAAAATTAACCTTAAAGGTTTATGATGAAAATGGGGCGGTGGTTCATACGACCACTACAACTTCTTCGCTGGATCCGATCACAAAAAAATTTTGCTTCACCCTCTTACCACAGAACTTTCCTAATATTTCTACGGGCAATTACAATGTTGGGGTTACAGCAGATTTTGATGTGGGAACTTCCTCTGGTGGAAGTGGTTGCGGAAGTAGTGGTAATACGCAGGTGTTTGCCTCCGCAAGTGATCCTGATGCGAACGATGGTTGGGATATCAGTTTTTTAAACTGTTCTTCGAACTGTACTATTCAGGTTAATACGGCAAAAATATCGAAATGTGATGTGAATCACGATGGACAAGAAGATTTTAATTTAACTGATTTTAATGCACAGGTTGTTAATTCTACAACTGGCTTTACTTTCAATTATTTTAAGGATTATAATTCCGCCTTTAATAATACGGGTGCAATTACAAATTTCACGGCGTACAATTCCTCTTCTGCGGTAATTTATGTGCGGGTTTCGCAGAGTGCAGGATGCTATAAAATTATTCCGGCAAATTTAGAAGTTAGAAATCCCACTGCTACCATTTCCGGGATTTTAAATGTTTGTTCCGGAAGTACAGAATTAAAAGCATCAGCAGGTTCCACTTATTTATGGAGTTCGGGAGAAACCACCCAAAATATTACGGTGACTTCCATTGGCGTTTATTCAGTTACCGTTACCGACAGTTTTGGATGTTCCAGCACAGCAACCGTAAGTATTGAACCAAGTCAGACTGCGGTGACCCCGACATTAGAAATAACCCAGCCTTCTTGTTTTGTTTCATCGGGAACGATAAAAGTCACCTCGGCGGCGTCGGAATATAGTTTTGATAATGGAGTAACCTGGGGAACAAATCCCATTAAATCTAATCTTTATCCGGGTGATTATTCCATTATGATTAAAACGGTGAAAGGTTGTACTTCGTACGCTCAGAAGGTCACCATTAAAGCTTCACTTTTACCTTATCCATATTATGACGCTACGCAGCCTAAATTCTGCGGAGACACGGGAAGCATCACCATTACCTCTCCTGCAGCGAATTATAGTTATGACAACGGAGTGACCTGGGTGAATAATTCTACAATGGATAATTTAAATCCCGGGCTTTATACGATTCGGACAAAAGATGCATCCGGATGTATTTCTAATCCGGAAGGAGTTGTTATTTCCAGCGATACTTTAGGAGATCCCGATTTTACGGTTATAAATCCAGCGTGTACTGTTTCCGGAAAAATAACCATCAATACTTCCGCAGATTTCTATACTTTCGATGGTGGCCAAACTTGGGGTACGACCAATGTTTTAGATAATATTTTTACTGGAAATTTTTCTATTGGAATTAAAAACAGTCTGGGATGTACTTCTTATTTGGAGAGTATTTATCTGCAGAGTTTTCAGACGATGTATCCCATCTATGAAACCATTCAACCCACCTGTGGTGTAAATGGAACAATCTATATTGCAACAGAAGCAGATTTTTATAGTTTTGATAATGGCGTAACCTGGACGACGAGTAATATGAAGGATTTACCTGCCGGAACCTACATTATCAAGTTAAAAACTGCCGCAGGTTGTATTTCCAGAGAAACTTCCGTTTATTTATATGAACCTCGAATAGACCAACCTTATGTTTCGGTTGTTCAGCCAACTTGTGGCGCTGATGGATCCATCAGTATTAATACCGTTTCAGATTTTTATAGTTTTGATAATGGAGCAACCTGGGTAACGACTCCTACTAAAACATTACCCGCCGGGAGTTACCAAATCAAAGTTAAAAACAGTATTGGCTGTATGTCTAATCCGCAATACATTTCTCTGTATCCACCTAAAATAGAAACTCCTGAGGTGACTATCATACAACCAACCTGTACTACAAAAGGAACGATTACGATAACAACATCCTCCAGTTTTTACAGTATTGATGGTGGAAAAACCTGGGTGACCTCTAATGTTTTCAGTAATCTTACCGGCAGCAGCTATAATGTGATGATTAAAAATAGCCAAAATTGTGTTTCGGAAACTAAGTATGTTTATTTTAATCAAATTTATCTTCATGAGCCTACCTATACAGCGGTAAGCCCAAGTTGTGGGAATATCGGAAATATCACTTTTACTTCTACCGCAGATTCGTACAGTATTGATGGTTATAATTGGAGTACCAACCCTGTTTTCAATAATCTGAGTGCTGGTTATTATTATTTAATGGTGAAAAACAGTGCGGATTGTAGGTCAAACAGTATTTCAGTTTATTTGAACACTACCAATCTCGCAAGTCCAACAGTGAATGTAGTACAGCCAACTTGTGGTACAAGTGGCAGTATCACCGTAACTTCGCCGGGCACTTCATTCAGTTTTAATGGCGGCAGTACTTGGAGCACGTCGCCGGTTTTAAATAATTTATCATCGGGGTATTACTATGTAATGGTAAAAGATGGGAATTGTTCTTCTACAACAACCTATGTAAATATCCAACAGTTCTATTTACCTAATCCGACTTATACCTTTACGAATCCAACCTGTGGAGTTGGTGGCACTATTTCTATAACGACTCCCGCGTCACAATACAGCATCAATGGTGGGCAATCCTGGAGCACTTCACCGAATTTCACCAATCTTGCTGATGGAAATTACAACATTATGGTTCAAAATGCTGCAGGTTGTAAATCATCAAACTACGTTTCTTCTTTAAATTTACAGAAATTCTATCTCCCAAAACCAAATATTTCGGTGGTTCAACCCACTTGTACTGTAAAAGGAAGTATTAAGATTACCACCGCAGCCTCTCAATACAGTTTTGATGGTGGCCAAACCTGGAGCACTGTTAATGAAAAAACAAACCTGAACTCAGGCTATTACAATATTGTGATTAAAAACGCACAGGGTTGTACTTCAAACCCTTATGAAATGAATGTTTCGATTACTACGTTCTATTTACCGCGACCTTTATTGAAAGTTGTGCAACCACGCTGCGGAGACAATGGAAGTATAACGGTAGTCTCTCAAGCTGCACAATATTCCTTTGACAATGGAACAACTTGGGTAACAAATTCTTCCTTACTTAATCCTACCCCTGGGTATTATTATATTTTAATAAAAAATTCTGCAGGATGCATTTCACAAGCAGCTACCGCTTCAGTCAATCAATTTTACCTTGCACAACCAATTGTTACTACAATTCAGCCAACCTGTTCAGTACCGAAAGGTTCGATTTATATAAATACTGTTGCAGATTTATACAGTTTTGATAATGGAGCAACCTGGACAACAAATCCCGTAAAAACGAATCTCAATTCAGGAAATTATAATCTGTTAATTAAAAATGCAGCCGGGTGCATTTCGCAACGAGCTTATGTGAATATTTACAACGCCCCGGCGCTTCCGCCAATACCTGTGTTTACTGTTACACAGCCAACAGCATGTGATGCAACCGACGGAAGTATTACCATTACAACGCCAGGCAAAAGTTTTAGTTTTAATGATGGCGCATCCTGGAGTACTGATCCAGTAAAGAAAAATATTGGATCTGGAACTTATATTTTGAAAATTAAAACCAATTCTTCCACATGCGAATCGGTTTCTGTACCGGTAACGTTAGATTCGGGAATAAATATTGCGGCCCCAGCGGTCTCCGTAGTTCAACCGACTTGCAGTGTTTCTACAGGTTCCATTACCGTAAATACCACTGCTGCAACCTATAGTTTTGATGATGGTTTGACTTTCATTTATGCCAACACCAAAAGCGATTTACTTCCTGGAACTTATAAGATAAAAATTAAAAATGCTGCTGGCTGTATTTCTTATGCAGCGTCAGCAACGGTTGCTATTCCCGGTCCATTGCCAAGTCCTAATTCAAGAATAACTCAACCCGACTGCTCTGTATCGTTAGGCTCCATAAAAATCACAACAACCGCTGCAGAATATAGTTTTGACAATGGTTTTACTTATGGAACTTCAGACACCAAATCTAATTTAAGTCCCGGAACTTATAATTTAATGATTAAAGACCGTTTCGGGTGTATTTCTTTGGCTGGAATTGCCACCATCAATCAGCAGCCTGTAACTCCGTCTGCACCTCAAATTTCGGTGGCACAATCTTCTGGCTGTGCCAATGCATTTGGAACGGTTGCCATCATTTCTGCGGCTGCTTATTATAGTTTTGATGATGGAGCGACCTGGGTCACCAATTCGTCAGCTGATTTAGCCCCCGGAATCTATAAAATCAAAATAAAATTAACTGCAACGGGCTGTAGTTCTCCATCGACGACAGCTACGATTGATCCGCCAGCGAATGCACCCACTCTCCCATTATTTACCGTTACTCAACCTATTTCGTGTATAAATCCTTATGGAACAATTGCGATTACTTCCACGGAAAATCAGTATAGTTTTGATGGTGGAATTTCCTATTCTTCTGCCTCAACTTCCAGTTTATTGTCACCGGGAACTTATGTCCTTAAAGTGAAAAATACTGCTGGGTGTGAATCCGGAGGAGTTTCCGTAACAATTAATATTCCGGCAGATACTCCAAAAAAACCAACGGCAAATATTATTCAAATTGATTGTGGAAATCGTTTTGCACAGATTACAATTAATGAAAATGCTGCACAATACAGCATTGATGATGGTTTAACATGGCAAAGTTCAAATGTTTTTCCGGCATTATTGCCTAATTCATATTCTCTTAAAATTAAAAACAGTTTAGGTTGTATTTCAGTTTCTACTCCGGTTGTAGTGAATACATTTATCAATCCTACACCGAAACCTTCGGTTAATGGTACTCAGGATTTTTGTCTACAGCAAAATGCTACCGTCGGAAATATTTCTGCAACGGGAACTGGTTTACAGTTTTACATTTCGGCGACGGCGACTGCTTCATTAGCCTTAAATCAACCTTTAATTAATGGAAATACTTACTTTGTAACGCAGACTATAAATTCCTGTGAAAGCGAGCGAGCTTTGGTCAAAATTAATATTATTGCGACTCCACCTCCAATTGCAGCTCCGGTACAAGAATTCTGTATCAGTCAAAGTGCAACGGTATCGAATCTTATGGTTACCGGTTCCCAAATCAAATGGTACAGCAGTAATTCTGGAAATACAGTTTTACCAAACAATACAAAATTACAAGATGGTGTTGTTTATTTCGCCTCTCAGACAGAACAAGGTTGTGAAAGCATGCAAAGAGTTTCCGTCATGGTCTCTTTGGTTGCGACTAATATTCCAGCGACTGATTTTGCGGCTGCCGCTTTGTGCTCTGATGAAGATGGAGCGAAGAAAATAGATTTGACGAGCTACCAATCAAATGTAGTTTCAAATTCTCAAAGTTATACCTATGAATTTTTTGATCAGAATAATAATTTGATATCCGATTTTAAAAACTATAAATTAAAAACTGGTCAGAATATCGTTTTTGTAAAAGTAAATTCTGCCGCAGGTTGTTCCGCCAAAGTGATTTTAACTATTCAATTAAATGCTGCTCCTGTCGTAAATGTTCCATCAAGTGCGGAATATTGCCCAGAAAACACCGTGAAATTAGATGCCGGAAATCAGCCAGCGTCAAGTTCTTTTACGTGGACTTTTAATGGTAATCCATACAGCAATCAGCAAATTATCAATGTTAAAGAAAGTGGAACTTATAAAATTACGGTAACCAATAATTTGGGATGCAGCACTTCAAAATCCGTGGTGGTTAAAAAAGTTGGTTTACCCATTATTACTGATATAAAAATTGAAAACAATACGGTACAGATTTTCGCAACAGGCATAGGAATTTTGGAATATTCGGTTGATGGTGTTTTATGGCAAACCTCAAATCTATTTTACAATGTACCAAACGGAAATCACATTGCTTTTGTAAGAAGTGGTTTACAAATTTGTGCAATAGCAGAACGTGCCTTTACAGTTTTTAAAATTGTAAATGTTTTCTCACCCGACTACGATGGTATCAATGATGAATGGAAAATTGAAGGTATCGAAAACTATCCCGGGTCCAAAATAAAAGTGATTGACCGTTTTGGAACTGTGGTTCTGGAAAAAACGGTAACTGGTGTTTTTTCCTGGAATGGTGAATATTTAGGTAGAAAATTACCGACAGGAAATTATTGGTATCAAATTATTCTAAGCGATAATAGAATCCTGTCCGGATATGTTATGATTAAAAACCGAAACTAG
- the xth gene encoding exodeoxyribonuclease III, which produces MKIATYNVNGVNGRLPVLLQWLSEENPDVVCLQELKAPQDKFPEKEILEAGYHAVWVGQKSWNGVAILTKSEKATVIRTALPGDETDEQSRYLEVQVNDLTVVCVYVPNGNPVPGEKFDYKLKWLERLDAQAELLISSGKHVIIAGDFNIIPTESDVYKPQKYIKDALFLPEVRTAFQNLIAQGWTDALRHLYPEETIYTFYDYFRKAYERNAGMRIDHFLLSPAVAPHLKNGGVHKAVRGWEKTSDHVPAWIELQDI; this is translated from the coding sequence ATGAAAATTGCAACTTATAACGTCAATGGAGTTAATGGCAGGTTGCCTGTACTTCTGCAATGGCTGAGCGAAGAAAACCCGGATGTCGTTTGTTTACAGGAACTGAAAGCACCACAAGATAAATTTCCCGAAAAAGAAATTTTAGAAGCAGGCTACCACGCGGTTTGGGTCGGACAAAAAAGCTGGAACGGCGTGGCAATCTTAACTAAATCTGAGAAAGCTACTGTTATCAGAACTGCATTGCCAGGGGATGAAACTGATGAACAAAGCCGATATTTAGAAGTACAGGTGAACGATTTAACGGTTGTCTGCGTTTACGTACCTAATGGAAATCCCGTGCCCGGCGAAAAATTTGATTATAAATTGAAATGGCTGGAAAGATTAGATGCCCAAGCCGAACTCTTAATCAGTTCTGGGAAACACGTCATCATTGCTGGAGACTTTAATATTATTCCAACCGAGAGCGACGTTTATAAACCGCAAAAATATATAAAAGACGCTCTTTTTCTACCCGAAGTCCGGACTGCTTTCCAGAATTTGATTGCACAAGGCTGGACCGATGCTTTGCGACACCTTTATCCTGAAGAAACCATTTATACTTTTTACGATTATTTTAGAAAAGCCTACGAAAGAAACGCCGGAATGCGGATCGATCATTTTCTGCTTTCGCCTGCCGTAGCACCTCATCTGAAAAATGGTGGCGTACATAAGGCAGTTCGCGGTTGGGAAAAAACAAGTGATCATGTTCCTGCCTGGATCGAGTTACAGGATATTTAG
- a CDS encoding cation-translocating P-type ATPase, with product MSFHIPEHLKGLTDEEVQQARQKFGFNQMKQIEKNSWLKLVVDILSEPMLILLIVIAVIYLVVGNYGEALFMLAAIILVSGISFYQDNRSKKALQELEKLNEPLSRVIRNCKIVEIPTHEIAVGDLCITDEGRMINADGKIVHSNDFSVNESSLTGESFSVFKDNRSEDRQVYNGTLTVSGLAVFEVEYIGKETKLGKIGESISSIKEEKSPLQNQIEQFLKYMAIIGFVVFFLVCAVNYYHTRNIVDSLLNGLTLAMSILPEEIPVAFTTFMALGAWKLMREGIIIKKSTIVETLGSATVICTDKTGTITENSMHLKAVYDFKTNQVFDDHQFTDESISELFQYAMWSSEPVPFDPMEKSIHHVYGETIKKDLRSQFKMFHEYPLDGKPPMMTHLFENEKGERIIAAKGAPEAIINVCQLTVEEQEKIKIQIDNFGKQGYRILGVAKSNFQGNDFPERQQDIPFEFLGMVIFYDPPKKGIDEVFKKFTAAGIKIKVITGDNAQTTKSIALQAEITGISNPINGDEISHLSEEELMKVVDQKVLFTRMFPEAKLRVIQALKRNNEVVVMLGDGVNDGPALKAAHIGVAMGEKGTEIAKAAAAVILTNDDLGKLVTAIAAGRRIYSNIKKAVQYIISIHIPIILTVSLPLFLGWAFPQIFSPVHVIFLELVMGPTCSIVYENEPMEKNAMTQKPRPISETFLTWRELMVSIVQGLVITAGVLFIYQLTYRNGGDEDTTRTMVFTTLIFANILLSFANRSFYYTMFESFSNKNNLLIYITLATLIVLMVMLYVDTVSLFFKLTSLNIEQLLTAGAAAVISVMWFEIYKLVKRSFNLNKKRI from the coding sequence ATGTCTTTCCATATTCCCGAACATTTAAAAGGTTTAACTGACGAAGAAGTTCAGCAGGCCCGCCAGAAATTTGGTTTTAACCAAATGAAGCAAATTGAGAAAAACAGTTGGTTGAAACTGGTTGTTGATATCCTGAGTGAGCCCATGTTGATTCTGTTGATTGTCATCGCAGTAATTTATCTGGTCGTAGGGAATTACGGAGAAGCGCTCTTTATGTTGGCTGCAATTATATTGGTTTCCGGAATTTCTTTTTATCAGGATAACAGAAGTAAAAAAGCGTTACAGGAACTAGAAAAACTCAATGAACCTTTAAGCCGCGTCATTAGAAATTGTAAGATTGTAGAAATCCCTACGCATGAAATCGCAGTGGGGGATTTGTGCATTACCGATGAAGGCAGAATGATTAATGCTGATGGGAAAATCGTGCACAGCAATGATTTTTCTGTCAATGAATCCTCGCTCACGGGTGAAAGTTTTTCTGTTTTTAAAGATAACCGTTCGGAAGACCGACAAGTTTATAACGGAACGTTAACCGTTTCCGGATTGGCCGTTTTCGAAGTGGAATATATTGGAAAAGAAACCAAGCTGGGCAAAATTGGGGAATCAATTTCATCGATCAAAGAGGAGAAATCACCGCTGCAAAATCAAATAGAACAGTTTTTGAAATACATGGCGATTATCGGGTTCGTCGTTTTCTTTTTAGTTTGTGCCGTCAATTATTATCATACCCGAAATATTGTTGATTCTTTATTAAACGGTTTGACGTTGGCAATGTCAATTTTACCTGAAGAAATTCCGGTGGCATTTACCACTTTTATGGCGCTCGGAGCCTGGAAATTAATGCGGGAAGGCATCATTATTAAGAAAAGTACTATTGTAGAAACATTGGGCAGCGCCACCGTTATATGTACCGATAAAACGGGAACAATTACCGAGAACTCAATGCATTTAAAAGCCGTATATGATTTTAAAACTAATCAGGTTTTTGACGACCATCAGTTCACGGACGAATCTATTTCAGAACTTTTCCAATATGCGATGTGGAGCAGCGAACCTGTACCTTTTGATCCGATGGAAAAATCGATACATCATGTATACGGCGAAACCATTAAAAAAGATCTCCGGTCACAGTTTAAAATGTTTCATGAATATCCATTGGATGGGAAACCGCCGATGATGACCCATCTTTTCGAAAATGAAAAAGGGGAACGGATTATTGCTGCGAAAGGCGCTCCTGAAGCCATCATCAATGTCTGTCAACTTACAGTTGAGGAGCAGGAAAAAATTAAAATACAAATCGACAATTTTGGAAAGCAAGGTTACCGAATTCTTGGAGTTGCCAAATCGAACTTTCAGGGAAATGATTTTCCGGAGAGACAACAGGATATTCCGTTTGAATTTTTGGGAATGGTCATTTTTTATGATCCGCCCAAAAAAGGAATTGATGAAGTTTTCAAAAAATTTACTGCCGCCGGAATTAAGATAAAAGTAATCACGGGAGATAATGCTCAAACGACTAAAAGCATCGCTTTACAGGCGGAAATTACGGGAATTTCAAATCCAATAAACGGTGATGAAATAAGTCATCTTAGCGAAGAAGAATTGATGAAAGTGGTGGATCAAAAAGTTTTGTTTACCCGAATGTTTCCGGAAGCTAAATTACGGGTAATCCAAGCTTTGAAAAGGAATAATGAAGTGGTGGTCATGCTCGGAGATGGCGTGAATGATGGTCCTGCCCTGAAAGCCGCCCACATCGGAGTCGCGATGGGAGAAAAGGGAACAGAAATCGCAAAAGCCGCTGCCGCAGTCATTTTGACCAATGATGATCTGGGGAAATTGGTGACCGCAATCGCTGCGGGAAGAAGAATTTACAGCAATATAAAAAAAGCTGTTCAATATATTATTTCGATTCATATTCCGATTATTCTTACCGTTTCGTTGCCCTTGTTTTTGGGCTGGGCTTTCCCGCAGATTTTTTCGCCGGTTCACGTGATATTCCTGGAATTGGTGATGGGACCAACCTGTTCCATCGTTTATGAAAATGAACCGATGGAAAAAAATGCGATGACTCAAAAGCCACGGCCGATTTCAGAGACCTTTCTCACCTGGCGTGAATTAATGGTCAGTATTGTTCAGGGATTAGTGATCACCGCCGGAGTTCTGTTCATCTATCAATTAACCTACAGAAATGGCGGTGATGAAGATACGACCAGAACGATGGTTTTTACGACGTTAATTTTTGCCAATATTCTGTTGAGTTTTGCCAACCGGTCTTTCTATTATACGATGTTTGAAAGTTTCAGCAATAAAAATAATCTATTGATCTATATCACTTTAGCAACCTTAATTGTTTTAATGGTCATGCTATATGTTGACACGGTTTCCCTGTTCTTTAAACTGACTTCACTGAATATAGAGCAACTTTTAACGGCGGGAGCTGCGGCGGTTATTTCTGTAATGTGGTTTGAGATCTACAAACTGGTAAAGAGGAGTTTTAATCTTAATAAAAAAAGAATCTGA
- a CDS encoding 2Fe-2S iron-sulfur cluster-binding protein has translation MQDINLKITDRNGDTHEVVAPTDMSMNLMEVIRSYELAEEGTIGVCGGMAMCASCQVYVVEGSDKLTEMGAEEDAMLSEAFHVQYNSRLGCQIHITSEIDGLEVAIAPYP, from the coding sequence ATGCAGGATATTAATCTTAAAATTACCGATAGAAACGGTGATACTCATGAAGTGGTCGCACCGACTGATATGTCGATGAATTTGATGGAAGTCATTCGCTCCTACGAATTGGCGGAAGAAGGAACCATCGGAGTTTGCGGCGGTATGGCAATGTGTGCTTCCTGTCAGGTTTATGTGGTGGAAGGTTCGGATAAATTAACTGAAATGGGTGCAGAAGAAGATGCGATGTTGAGTGAAGCATTTCATGTTCAGTATAACAGCCGCTTAGGTTGCCAGATTCATATCACCTCAGAAATAGACGGTTTAGAAGTTGCAATCGCACCTTATCCTTAA